Sequence from the Bacillota bacterium genome:
CGGAAACCGATGATCGGTTCGTCTTCACCACATCTTGACTGTTCGATCAGGTCATCGATCATGTACCCGCTATTCTGTCCGGCACAGACCAGCCCGATTGTGTACAGGGGCAGTTTCAGATGCGAGTGGTTCTTCCTGATTTTCAAGATGCTCTCCGCCTGGCATCCCAGAACAACCGCCGCCATATCTTTGCCATGAGCTTGCCCCAGAACCGTTTCAATTACCGGGGATTGCGCATAGTAGGAACCGGATCCGGCGATGATCTCCGCTCTGGATGTGGCAAAGAATGCCTCCGGCCTCCGGGCCTCGCTGTTGAAGCGGTTGACCACCGCGCCATCGATGGTACCTTTATCCAATAGATAGCATAACAGGGCCGTGACCACCCCCCCGCTCTGAGATGACTGCCTGATATTCTTGTCCACCGCATACCCCATGTACCCACCCAAGCATTCACCATGAAATGGATCGATCCCTTCGGCAACAGGAAGCTCCTCCCTGCCATTGCTGGGGCATATATCAACGCAGACACCGCAGTTCCGGCAACGGTGGTCATCAACAACAGCACACAGGTATCCGGAAGCATTCTCTTTCATCGAGATCGCATCGGTGGGGCAGATGGCTGCGCAGGCACCGCAGGCTGTACAGAGCGCCTGTTCAACAATAAAACTGATATTTTGCTTCATTTCTATTCCCCTGAAATAAGGATTTATTTCTGAAACATGATTCCGCCAATTTTCATCAATTGATCGTGGATTCCCCGCTGCCTGGATCTGATTGTTTCACGTTCTGCGGGAGCTGCTTCCCAGAATTCTTTGAACAAGTTCAGAAGTTTTTGAGAACTGCAATCATGATTGGAGATCAACCACCGATCCTGCCCATACAGACGCAGCAATTCTTCATACTTGTAATGCCACCCCAAAACCAATGTTGGCACACCGCATGACAATCCCGCCACACAGGAATGATAGCGGCTGGCAACCAGCACTTCGCTACCGGCAATCAGCGATTTGATTTCCGTACTGCACATCTCCTTTACATCCGGAACAACGACATTCGCGGGACTGTCCACCAGGCGACAGATTTCGGCAGCCATGTCGATGTCATTGCATTGCTGGCTTTCCGGGTATTCATTTGGAATCAGATAGACTTTTTTCTGCAGGACATCAACCATGTAATTGATCAATCTGACCATACAATCAATGTAAGGTTCTTTCGCTCTCCACTGCCTCTCGATCTGAAAACTGACCGATATGCCGATATATTTATCATCTTCGGCAACGGGGACGGGGCAGGACATCAGATTGGCAAGATCGGGGGAAACCGGGATATCTTTCTTGATCCCGGCACGATCTACCATCTGCCCGCGGCTCTCCACTTCCCGGGCAATGATGACATCAAAAATCCATCTGGCGGCAAATCGAGCCTGCAAACGGTTGGAGCGGGATTCAATCGGGCCGTAACTGGCCGGGCATTTCACGGTCCTGGTTCCATACATTCTGGCAATGAAACTTACTGAAAATCTGCCTATGACACCTTTTATCGCTTTCAGCAGCCCGGTTTTTCCGGTGTCCAGATTGTCACAAAAACAGATACCCAATAAATCAGCAACCACATCAGCTGTGCGGATATCTTCCAGAAAGCGTAGTCTTGCTTCATCGTGCGGCTTGAAACCCATTTTATATTTGAATGCATCGAT
This genomic interval carries:
- a CDS encoding 4Fe-4S binding protein, whose amino-acid sequence is MKQNISFIVEQALCTACGACAAICPTDAISMKENASGYLCAVVDDHRCRNCGVCVDICPSNGREELPVAEGIDPFHGECLGGYMGYAVDKNIRQSSQSGGVVTALLCYLLDKGTIDGAVVNRFNSEARRPEAFFATSRAEIIAGSGSYYAQSPVIETVLGQAHGKDMAAVVLGCQAESILKIRKNHSHLKLPLYTIGLVCAGQNSGYMIDDLIEQSRCGEDEPIIGFRFRDKTVGNWPGNVGVYTDRGVYKLNKQRRHDLKMIYESYRCILCYDQMNICSDLVVGDPWGITGDDLWRGYSVVITRTERGDQLISDASGDGVIEMERLPVRRIMEGQTVDCRHKTKFYTGLNFCKNSGWMWPYDEQNFNDHDYQFPDLRTQNNIETRLRKARSFYLLEDRHEVSAMIKDRKRKMKWNRMLVWPFTFTRRGFSFVFRRIKKMLN